Proteins from a single region of Oncorhynchus nerka isolate Pitt River linkage group LG18, Oner_Uvic_2.0, whole genome shotgun sequence:
- the zgc:174356 gene encoding proton-coupled folate transporter isoform X1, translated as MSTWGQRVRTFVTVEPVIFFYMTSTFIVTPAYQQLVIAKVCYELFQDSYICSSPAHLKDEEELIEGRSSYILLIYTCVTSLLSILPAMLLGSWSDRSSRKAVMLLPCLMSLVSGGVLIAMSLLEDISVYWSLVAAGVTGLSGGYVSVFLSSFSYLADVTAGLGSNRTLRMAAAESMIYVGGMVGFLLVGFLIQEFGLMSAFVAYCSCHVLSVLYILVWLRDPERSVPPPPSGEDGDRLPCEAGDTDTEPSSNLLCLSDVKRSFKAMFRRRPGQQRQKLHLLIVCTFINNLVAVGEQAISLLYLKYEPREFTTELYGVFKSAQMLLLGFTLLGIFPLLMRVVGEMTLAKVSVLFRTAGLVLMAFSTNTWMVFLVAVVSAPAGITQAVIRSLSSTIVEPDEQGAMFSFSASVETTCIMFAAVMFNGLFPLTLPTFPGMPFIVMAGFTLIIFILMQWISEMPATQPRLVIQD; from the exons ATGTCAACATGGGGACAACGGGTCCGAACATTCGTGACCGTGGAGCCGGTCATTTTTTTCTACATGACCAGCACGTTCATCGTGACGCCTGCGTATCAGCAGCTGGTCATCGCAAAG GTGTGCTATGAGCTGTTTCAAGACTCTTACATCTGCAGCAGCCCGGCACACCTCAAGGATGAGGAGGAGCTGATTGAGGGTCGTTCCTCCTACATCCTCCTGATCTACACATGTGTGACCAGCCTACTGTCCATCCTTCCAGCCATGCTGCTAGGCTCCTGGTCTGACCGCTCCAGCCGCAAGGCTGTCATGCTGCTGCCTTGCCTTATGTCTCTGGTCAGTGGTGGTGTGCTCATAGCAATGTCTCTACTGGAGGACATTAGTGTGTACTGGTCGCTAGTCGCCGCAGGGGTAACGGGCCTCTCTGGAGGATACGTCTCAGTATTCCTTAGCTCGTTTAGTTACTTAGCAGATGTCACAGCCGGGTTGGGGAGTAACCGTACTCTGCGTATGGCGGCGGCAGAGTCGATGATCTACGTAGGAGGGATGGTGGGGTTCTTGTTAGTTGGTTTCTTGATACAGGAGTTTGGGCTGATGTCTGCATTTGTGGCATACTGCTCCTGCCATGTTCTCTCAGTGCTCTATATTCTGGTTTGGTTACGGGATCCTGAACGCTCAGTCCCACCTCCACCCTCAGGGGAAGATGGAGACAGACTGCCATGTGAAGCTGGTGACACTGACACTGAACCATCATCCAACCTGTTGTGCCTGTCTGATGTCAAGAGGTCCTTCAAAGCCATGTTCAGGAGGAGGCCAGGACAGCAGAGGCAGAAACTCCACCTTCTTATAGTCTGCACATTCATCAACAACCTGGTAGCTGTCG GAGAGCAGGCTATCTCCCTGCTCTATTTGAAGTACGAGCCAAGGGAGTTCACAACTGAACTGTATGGCGTGTTCAAATCAGCCCAGATGCTGCTGTTA GGGTTTACCCTGCTGGGGATCTTCCCACTGCTTATGAGAGTGGTAGGAGAGATGACTCTGGCCAAAGTGAGTGTTCTCTTCAGGACAGCAGGCTTAGTTCTAATGGCCTTCTCCACTAACACATGGATGGTGTTTCTAG TGGCTGTGGTGTCTGCCCCTGCTGGCATCACTCAGGCTGTCATCCGCTCTCTGTCCTCCACCATCGTAGAGCCAGATGAACAAG GTGCGATGTTCTCCTTCTCTGCGTCTGTGGAGACCACATGTATTATGTTTGCAGCGGTGATGTTTAATGGCCTGTTCCCTCTGACCCTGCCCACCTTCCCTGGCATGCCCTTCATCGTCATGGCAGGCTTCACACTCATCATCTTCATCTTAATGCA
- the zgc:174356 gene encoding proton-coupled folate transporter isoform X2, translating into MSTWGQRVRTFVTVEPVIFFYMTSTFIVTPAYQQLVIAKVCYELFQDSYICSSPAHLKDEEELIEGRSSYILLIYTCVTSLLSILPAMLLGSWSDRSSRKAVMLLPCLMSLVSGGVLIAMSLLEDISVYWSLVAAGVTGLSGGYVSVFLSSFSYLADVTAGLGSNRTLRMAAAESMIYVGGMVGFLLVGFLIQEFGLMSAFVAYCSCHVLSVLYILVWLRDPERSVPPPPSGEDGDRLPCEAGDTDTEPSSNLLCLSDVKRSFKAMFRRRPGQQRQKLHLLIVCTFINNLVAVGEQAISLLYLKYEPREFTTELYGVFKSAQMLLLGFTLLGIFPLLMRVVGEMTLAKVSVLFRTAGLVLMAFSTNTWMVFLVAVVSAPAGITQAVIRSLSSTIVEPDEQGAMFSFSASVETTCIMFAAVMFNGLFPLTLPTFPGMPFIVMAGFTLIIFILMQFKLAQMKILHVY; encoded by the exons ATGTCAACATGGGGACAACGGGTCCGAACATTCGTGACCGTGGAGCCGGTCATTTTTTTCTACATGACCAGCACGTTCATCGTGACGCCTGCGTATCAGCAGCTGGTCATCGCAAAG GTGTGCTATGAGCTGTTTCAAGACTCTTACATCTGCAGCAGCCCGGCACACCTCAAGGATGAGGAGGAGCTGATTGAGGGTCGTTCCTCCTACATCCTCCTGATCTACACATGTGTGACCAGCCTACTGTCCATCCTTCCAGCCATGCTGCTAGGCTCCTGGTCTGACCGCTCCAGCCGCAAGGCTGTCATGCTGCTGCCTTGCCTTATGTCTCTGGTCAGTGGTGGTGTGCTCATAGCAATGTCTCTACTGGAGGACATTAGTGTGTACTGGTCGCTAGTCGCCGCAGGGGTAACGGGCCTCTCTGGAGGATACGTCTCAGTATTCCTTAGCTCGTTTAGTTACTTAGCAGATGTCACAGCCGGGTTGGGGAGTAACCGTACTCTGCGTATGGCGGCGGCAGAGTCGATGATCTACGTAGGAGGGATGGTGGGGTTCTTGTTAGTTGGTTTCTTGATACAGGAGTTTGGGCTGATGTCTGCATTTGTGGCATACTGCTCCTGCCATGTTCTCTCAGTGCTCTATATTCTGGTTTGGTTACGGGATCCTGAACGCTCAGTCCCACCTCCACCCTCAGGGGAAGATGGAGACAGACTGCCATGTGAAGCTGGTGACACTGACACTGAACCATCATCCAACCTGTTGTGCCTGTCTGATGTCAAGAGGTCCTTCAAAGCCATGTTCAGGAGGAGGCCAGGACAGCAGAGGCAGAAACTCCACCTTCTTATAGTCTGCACATTCATCAACAACCTGGTAGCTGTCG GAGAGCAGGCTATCTCCCTGCTCTATTTGAAGTACGAGCCAAGGGAGTTCACAACTGAACTGTATGGCGTGTTCAAATCAGCCCAGATGCTGCTGTTA GGGTTTACCCTGCTGGGGATCTTCCCACTGCTTATGAGAGTGGTAGGAGAGATGACTCTGGCCAAAGTGAGTGTTCTCTTCAGGACAGCAGGCTTAGTTCTAATGGCCTTCTCCACTAACACATGGATGGTGTTTCTAG TGGCTGTGGTGTCTGCCCCTGCTGGCATCACTCAGGCTGTCATCCGCTCTCTGTCCTCCACCATCGTAGAGCCAGATGAACAAG GTGCGATGTTCTCCTTCTCTGCGTCTGTGGAGACCACATGTATTATGTTTGCAGCGGTGATGTTTAATGGCCTGTTCCCTCTGACCCTGCCCACCTTCCCTGGCATGCCCTTCATCGTCATGGCAGGCTTCACACTCATCATCTTCATCTTAATGCA GTTTAaattggctcaaatgaagatcctacatgtgtactga